The genomic stretch TGACAGCTTTTGTGATATATGTCCAAAGTGCACATTATCTGCATAAGCAACCTGTAAAAGGAGCGAAATCAGGATGAAAAATAACTACAAATGCTTAGAAATAAAGAACACACATGATTTATTGAAAACTGACATCAATAAAGAATCCAAGAACTGCAAGTCCTGTTGGGTCATCTAAGGCTGCAGTCAAATTTGGATGGATGGACTTCATGTTGACAATATGCATctagagaaacacaaaaaagacattAAGGGAAGTCTGCTCtgcattatacttttaaaaCTGTGTTTCAGTGCCGATCTGTCTACTGACCGTACTGTACCTCCATCGGGTATCTGCGTCCGTGCACTGTGTGCTCTGATCCGTTAGTAGCCGGGCCTCCCCAGTGGAAGTGCAGCTGCATGGTGTGATAAACACCTGGAAGACCTCCACCGCTCACTGACATGCCACTGCTGACCTGCAGCACCACTGGAAGTGACCAGAAACATTAGAAACATCaccaaaaaagagaaaacaaatccTTTTTCAGTTAGGAACATTCACCAGAGTGTCCGTCATTTGCAAGCGTCCAGTGGCCTGTTTGGATCGCATCAAAGCCCTCGAGATGTAGAGAATCCAGAGACTCATTTCTGGTCATCTGGTGCTCCAGGTTGATGGGGGAGTGAAGCTCTTCAAGTAAAGGATGACAGGACGAGAACATGTCTCCCCATGCATAAGGATCTGAGGGAGGTGAAGGAACCATGTAAGAACCAaacagaccagaacagaacagaacagaagacATGAATGTTATTTTAATCACCCTGGAGCATCCATGGGATATCAAGATTATTCAAGAGATTAGATAGTTCAAGATCAAaagatagtttaaaaaaaatcccaactTTTGTTGGATTGCAGACTTAATAATTAGAATTcttgtaaaagttgaaaatgaaaatacagcTGTATCAGAGCTTTTGATCATAAAATGTAACCTTTTTCCAGTTGTTATGATGTTATGTTGTGTCATAGACATAAAAATGTTTGCCTGATCTGACTCTTCACCAGTCAGGCCCCTCTTCCAATGTGAAAGAAGGGCAAAACCTATTTAAATGATATCCACTGAAGAAGACTGCATGACCTGATCAAATGCTGCAGAACAATGGACCTTTTGGTGAGATACAGTAGTCTGCACTGAGAAAAACAGTCATGAtactaaaatatttttttaacttccttctttcttttaaaaatctcCAAAATTCGTTTAGATCTCCACAATACCTTCTAAAGAAACATTCTCAGAGGTCTCGTGGAAAAAAGATCAGCTGACATACATTTTGGGAAATTCACAGCTTCCATATAAATCTAAGAAAGCTCTTAAAACAAAGATAGACTTCTTtgatactaaaaaataaaatagaatgaACTGGCTCAGTTTAATTATTATTACCATGAATTATTATAATAACACATTGAGGCCTATTTGTagagcacctttaaaaacacagtaatACAAAGAGTTTTTcatgaaacaacaaccaaactaAAATCACATCAACAATCAGAGACAGTAAATACAGGTGTTGGTTAAATATATCCCACACCATAAAGGTACAggatactttaaaatgtatatgcATTAAAGAATTCTTGTaaaaaagattttcattttcaactttttctcctTTAATAAAAAGGAGATTTAAAAGATCAACCTGATTTTGCCAGCTTAATGTCCTCTGACAGGATGCTAAaactgctgtctgtgtgtttcaaaTGAATAGTTAGCTCGTAGATTACTCACCACAGTGCGGCTCGGTGTAACAGTAGTCCTCTGGAatacaaaaaacagcaaaatgttcAGAAGAAATGccttgttttaatttaagtAGCTTTAATCTATTAAAAACATAGATGGATATTTTAGTCATCTGAAACTCGAGCAGGACCCTCACCTGAAATAACATATGAAACAACAGTCATGAGGAGAGCGGCGGTCTGAATCATGGTCAGATGTGGAACTCGATGAACCCGCTCAGGTGTATGTTTGTGAGGTAGACTCAAGAGGAGGGAGAACGTCGTCCTGCTTAAATAGCAGCCCGAGGTGGAAGCTGAGTTTTCCTCCTGGTGTGATCAGTGATCTGTGTCATTACAAGTCCAGTGGTCTTTTTCTGATCAACAGGCTCATTGATGCAAGACAGCCCCCatcctcccccacacacacccacacaccccaTCCCTCCTTCCCACTGCTGCCAGCAAAGATACCCACTGACCAGTAACAAGACCCATTCATCTCATGGGAAAGTCAGGATGTGTAGCAAGCAGAATAAGAAAGGTACAGAATATACATGACTTTATCGGCAGGCTATAAAAATCTAGTTACAGAAATATAGATGAATCAGATTTAAATCTAAAAGGGACAAAATCCCACTTCAAAACAACAGTTTATATGCTTTTAGTAAGTCTTTCTtctttgattcatttatttgcCATCACAGTCTGGGTTTGTTTGCCTGAAGCCACTGAAGAAGGGCTTTGACCCAAATGTGTGCGGCAATCAAAAAAGTGGATATTTAAGATTTTGGTGTGCTGTCCTGAATCACTTTCGATCATTATAattattgaaatttgaaatgcCATGCATCCACTTATTTGATTTGGTCACTATAACAACTACATCTAAATACATTGACTAATTAGCTGAGTAGTCAGAGGGTAAAAAACAATAACGTATGCTCTAAAATGATGTCTTGTAAATACATCCAATTATTTGCTATGGCACTTCTTGTGAATTCAATAACAGTATTAGTAGTTTCCTTAATTTCTAATTAAGTAAGTTCTGCAAGTTCTTTCCACACTGTCTCATAAAGACATCCATCTTTACTGAGCTTCTCAGAGTCAAGTGTTACATCTCCCTCATCTAGAAAACGATCATGTGGTTGTGTCACTACTCGGCCTGTGTGAACAAAGCCTCTTTTCTTCAGCGACAATGCACCCCAGCAGGATA from Labrus bergylta chromosome 17, fLabBer1.1, whole genome shotgun sequence encodes the following:
- the car15 gene encoding carbonic anhydrase 15 isoform X1, translating into MIQTAALLMTVVSYVISEDYCYTEPHCDPYAWGDMFSSCHPLLEELHSPINLEHQMTRNESLDSLHLEGFDAIQTGHWTLANDGHSVVLQVSSGMSVSGGGLPGVYHTMQLHFHWGGPATNGSEHTVHGRRYPMEMHIVNMKSIHPNLTAALDDPTGLAVLGFFIDVAYADNVHFGHISQKLSSVSYKGQTAKVKPFPLMSLLPKHNMSQYFRYYGSLTTPPCSQAVIWTLYEVPIYISWSQLVQFTWQIFSTEVDAEQMTPLQNNFRHIHPTFSRIISVSKDAKLLTGAASHIHMSAMSLLQIILLGSFMFGL